The genome window CCTTGGCCCAGCGATTGCCCCAGCCGGTAGTTGCGCGATTGCTCGGACGTACAGGTCAATGTCAAATCGCCAAAGCCTGAAAGCCCGGCAAGCGTAGTGGGTTCGGCGTTTAGATGCGCGGCAAGACGCTGCATTTCGGCATATCCGCGCGTCATCAGGGCCGCTCGTGCGCTTTCGCCCAGACCCGCCCCAATCGCGGCCCCGCTTGCGATCGCGACCACGTTCTTCAGCGCTCCACCTAATTCCGCACCGATTGTATCCGTGGTGCGGTATAGCCGCAGGTTCGCGGTGGTCAGTTCCGCTTGAAGGTATTTTCCTGAATCTGCATCTGCGCAGGCCAAGGTCAGCGCCGTGGGCAACCCCCGCGCGATATCGGCGGCAAAGCTTGGCCCCGTGAGGATCGCAGCCTTCGCATCGGGGATCGTCTGCGCAATCACGCTCACTGGTCCGACACCGCTGCTGAGTTCGATGCCCTTGCAGCAGGCAACCAGATGTTTCCCGTGAAGCAGGGTCGCGTGTTCTTCCAGTACGCTGCGCAGCTTT of Sulfitobacter sp. DSM 110093 contains these proteins:
- a CDS encoding NAD(P)H-dependent glycerol-3-phosphate dehydrogenase; the protein is MSVSVLGAGAFGTALAISLAGKGPVTLWARDPGDMADRRENSKRLPDCPFPDRLSVTNSLTLGCRADILLLAVPMQKLRSVLEEHATLLHGKHLVACCKGIELSSGVGPVSVIAQTIPDAKAAILTGPSFAADIARGLPTALTLACADADSGKYLQAELTTANLRLYRTTDTIGAELGGALKNVVAIASGAAIGAGLGESARAALMTRGYAEMQRLAAHLNAEPTTLAGLSGFGDLTLTCTSEQSRNYRLGQSLGQGTPFDPSTTVEGAATARAVDALAREAALDMPITRAVAGLLDNQLDVAGAMKSLLTRPLKEE